Below is a genomic region from Triticum dicoccoides isolate Atlit2015 ecotype Zavitan chromosome 5A, WEW_v2.0, whole genome shotgun sequence.
ACgtgttttagttttagatacaccttttttttatccattttaatgacaagtatttttggatggagggagtgtttGTGGCCTAACCAGAGCGGAGCAACCTATACTTTCGACATATCCTTCCTCACCTCATATCTCTCTAGCTTTTCTTGCATCTTTAACTAGTTTCCACACGCACCCAGCTTTAGTTCCCCCTCAAATATATGTAGTGCGCAGTCCACATGCTCAAATTGCTCTCTCTCTCCATGTTATTTTCACACGCTTTGAACTACCAAAAAGTTTGATCATGACATGGGCAGCAAAGCCGCACAGTGTTGGGGTTTCCAAGCTAGCTCCAGACTATAAATACATCCTAGGGGCCTCAGGACAAGGCCCATGAAACTGAAGCCACCTTGCTTGACTCCCAGTCTCATCGTCTCGATCTTCGGTTCGGTGATCTGCGCATGCCTAGCCTGAGGCAGTGCAGCACTTTAGCTGTTGCCACGAAgatgaagatgagcaaggcccctgTGCTCCTGAAGAAGGCGGTGACGATGTGCAAGAGCAAGACAGGCGTGCTCGCAGCCAGGCTCCTCTTCCTCGCCTCGCTCCGGCGCAGGATGGCCACCGTCGGCGTGATGTCTCACAAGATACACGCGCTCATGGCGGCCGCGGACCGGGCGAAGGCGGGAGGGGACTGCCACAAGGCTGTCGTTTCGCGCAAGGTCGAGAAGACGCTTCCAGCGATCCATGGCGGTGAGATCGTTGATCTTACGCATCAATTGGCACTGTTTTGTCAAGAGAAGGATGTTGGTGGTGGCTTCCCTGACTGGACGCTGCACCCCATCTTCAATGACGATGACAATTGCTGTTACGTCGACGAGCCCTCGGTGATAGATGTGATCAGGAGCAACATGGAAGTCCAGGGGTTGGAGTTCAACATGGAAGATGAGATCGACCAAGCCGCCGATATGTTCATCAGGAGGTTCCGGGAGCGAATGAGCAAGAGCATTTAGTGACCTGCTCGTTTTTCATCTATACCTGATTGCACGGCCGACACAGAAGTGTACTAGTCGCGAGGGAGAATGTTAGATTGATACTGTAGCATATAGTAGGGGGCAGACTATACAAAACTTTTCCGGGCACCCAcaaattagttttttttttgagaaatagcaACGCGTAGTACAATTATGTAAGGGGTAGCAGATATTTAAACATAATTTTTTTGGCGGATTTGCTCAACCTTTTTCTTGATCTGGATCAGATGGCTCTATTATTTCTACTCGCTTTTCATAACATGTATCCTATCTCATAGCGAGCTAATAACTGCGAAAATCGATCATAACTGGATTTANNNNNNNNNNNNNNNNNNNNNNNNNNNNNNNNNNNNNNNNNNNNNNNNNNNNNNNNNNNNNNNNNNNNNNNNNNNNNNNNNNNNNNNNNNNNNNNNNNNNNNNNNNNNNNNNNNNNNNNNNNNNNNNNNNNNNNNNNNNNNNNNNNNNNNNNNNNNNNNNNNNNNNNNNNNNNNNNNNNNNNNNNNNNNNNNNNNNNNNNNNNNNNNNNNNNNNNNNNNNNNNNNNNNNNNNNNNNNNNNNNNNNNNNNNNNNNNNNNNNNNNNNNNNNNNNNNNNNNNNNNNNNNNNNNNNNNNNNNNNNNNNNNNNNNNNNNNNNNNNNNNNNNNNNNNNNNNNNNNNNNNNNNNNNNNNNNNNNNNNNNNNNNNNNNNNNNNNNNNNNNNNNNNNNNNNNNNNNNNNNNNNNNNNNNNNNNNNNNNNNNNNNNNNNNNNNNNNNNNNNNNNNNNNNNNNNNNNNNNNNNNNNNNNNNNNNNNNNNNNNNNNNNNNNNNNNNNNNNNNNNNNNNNNNNNNNNNNNNNNNNNNNNNNNNNNNNNNCCTCCCACCATCCACCTCGAAAGGGCCTACAGGGCAAAATATTCGAATGGGGGTTTCTAACTATGTATATAGTATCGGTATCTGTCTATTGGTTCGTTTTCTCTCTAAAGTTTGCTTATACAGTCAGATGTCAAGCTGCAAGAACAGCAACAAAATTATCCTACAATCTTTTCATTTTTCCATTGGATATACAAAATAGTCTAGTACCGTCTTATCCAACCGCCTAGGATGATTCTTGTTTGCATATACAGTTTGACTCCATCTTTATAAAATGAATTTCTAGCAAATAAATGGCCAACATGCCTTCAAGCCTTCGATTCCACTAATTGATGCTCATTTACATATTTTTCCGCCGATACTCATGTTGGTGCCTAATCACTCCACAGGCATTTTCTTCCGTGTATCACCTCTAATCTTTTTGTAATTCCAGATAATATTGATTGTATATCTTTTTTGTGGAAATATTGATTGTATATAGAGCATAAGAtgttaagaaaaatatttttggttGTTATTTTTATATATTTCTAGTTGTTTATCTATTCATTGCATTAGATTAACGTTGGTGTTATGTGACGAGGACTAACACATCAAAATCAAGCATAAGATGTAATAGTCATTTATAGTTCAACTAATAATTAGTATGAGAACCACGAAATATTTGTGATATATCTAAATGCAACTACAATGATCTCTCCGTTGTGAACTTCTAAAATGCAAAGATCTACCAATTATGATCATTTTAGTAAGCTATGATCTAAGATATGTGATCTGTTTAGATACGATTGTGTAGATATAACCGAATCAATATCTTGAGCTAGTTTTATGAACATATAGTGTATGCGATCTATATTAATATGGCTATGTGGATATAATAGATGTGGCCCGTTTAGATACAGTTATGTTGATCTAACAGTTACGATCTTCCTGGGTATAATTTAAATCTAATGGATGTGACCATTTTAGTATATGTAGATCTAATAGGCATAATCGATTTAAGTATAACTATTTAGATCTAATGGTTGCAATCTACTAGAAATGGTTCACAAGATCGAGGTGACAATATTTGTTTGTCATTTCTAGTGTATTTGTCTATTCTCTTCTGTATAGTGTACACTATATCGAGGTGCATGAATGCTAGAAACCTTTCTTGAGATATTTAAATAATAAAACAATAGCAATTAAGTTGAAAATAGATGTACATGAGAGCACAACATCATCTATTTTTCTCCGGTGttgcatttttatttttattgataCTCACCATCAAACACTCATATATACTCTCTAACCAATTAGTGACTGCAGTAAGTTACAAAATAGTGCACTCTATAACTAATTGTTGCATTATTCAGACAATACATAATTAGACATGACATAAGTATACAACTTACATGAAGCAATGTTGATAGTAAAGAAATCTACCAAAATACAGGCTATTTATAAAAATGGTTCATCTACGAAACTGAGAAGTAATACCTTTGTCACATAATGGACATCAACCTATTTCAGAGAGAGGTCACATAGTGGACCGGATTTGCTTAAAAAATATTAAACAAGCGTATTGATTTCTTTATATCACTATATCCACCCTCACTGGTAAAAAAAATTGACGTTAACTACTCTTGCCTTCTCAAATAAGAATCATTGTAAAACAGAGTATCCTGCAGACTAGGAACAAAGATAGTGAAACTGGTCCACTCATACAATAAGATGTTAGCATTATGTTGAATTAGTTATAAATGATTAATTACTTAAGTTAAATGATCACATCATCGCAAGGTGCAAATATTTTACCGCACTTTAGATATTTTCAGGTGGTGACCACGTTCGGTTCTAGACTCCGGGATCCCCTAATTGAGCTACTTCCCGACCATATACTCTTGTTGCTGGCTCAGTTCTGGTTGTTGTCTTGATTCCAAGAATCAGGGATTTAGGAAATTGGGATCAGACTGGTCTGATTTTTTGTAATGTTAGATTGATACATAGATGAGCACAACATAGCAGATGCTAAacctaaaaatgaaaaaaaaatagttTTATTCAATAATAATTAATCAACGAAGAGTTTAAGACTTAAACATGCATTGATGCCTATACTTTTGTTTAGCTTCGACTATATCTTTTCATCAATGAGGTGCCTTTTCATGGTGAAACTGGTTTAGTTATATCTCAAAAGGAAAATCGCATTAAGAACACTAACAACAAATGATTATCCGATGATATTTCAAGCACCATAAAGAAGGAGAAAACCTGGCAGCGTGCCCCCGAATAGCCTAGATAGTGTGGGTGCACTTTGTTTCTCTAATTTAGGTACTCCAtctgatccatattacttgttgCTGGTATGGATCGGAGGGAGAATAATAATGTTTTTATCCACTATCTATATCATATCACTAAACTCCATTTGATATCAAAAGCTTTATAAAGATGGTTTGAATTTTCCCATCTTGCAACATATATATGTTCTTACTAGTTTGTTGAATCCTGGAGTTCCATCTCAAGGCATGATAGAAAAAAAATATGGTAATGATTTTTACAGTTCAATTTTCATTGTCACCCACTCATAAAAAGGAGCAAGGTTTCATATTATCAGTCATGATCTCCCAAAACTTTCCTCTCCCCTAAAATCATAGCATCTGCTACCGATATTTCATTACCTCCGTTCCCATCACAATGTCCGTACTCCCATCCTACCACCAGGCGGTAGCAACAGCTCCGCCATCACCTGAAGCACAACGGATCGCAGCCTCCCCTCAGGCGGTTTCAACTACCCAACAAAATGGGATAATTTTCAACACTAACTTTCACCTTCCCCACTCACTACCTCTTCATCTATGGTGGAGCCAGTGCCCCCTTCCAACTACCCACCACAACAACGAGGATGAGACCGACCATGAAGCTACACCCAACCCGAGGTGTCGTTTTCCCATAGCCGCGCAGGAGGAGGGCTCTACGGCGCATAAGGAGGAGAGGGCCGCCCAATATAAAGTTTCCATGGGCTACCTTCCCCACATTGTTTGTATTTTGAAGGCTAAGTGTCTCGTGTATATGTAGGCTATTGATGGCTACAAATTAGTGCATTCTTTTTTTGTGAGGGTATGAATTAGTGCATCCAGAAATGAAAAAACTAATGCATTGCTTTATTGCTGAATAAAGTACATGTACTAAATTGAAGTAACATATATGTTTACTCGAGCCATATGTCTCCTGATGTAAGCTAGCCCAAATTCTGCTCGTATGTCAACCAAGCTGGAAAAATTGCTCGTGCTTAATTTATTTCTTGAGTGATCCTGAGTCGAAATGAAATACGAGTCAAGCTCAAGTGGTTGACGTGTATAGGGGTTTCTTCTTTTCACCCAATGAAATCATGCATCCATTTCATTAGGAGACCATTTTTTTCTCAGTCCCAATCGAGCCTTTTCCTTTCCTTCCAAGTTAAGCACACATTGACAAGCAATTTCTAAGTAGAGGACCGATCACCAAACCCCTCGGGTTAAGAATCACGAAACCAGCCGGCATATCCATGCACGACTTTAAAAGAAATATCTTGACGAtacttttttctagaccagaatctTGTCGATACTTTaacatgttttttttttgaaaaggaggaatacccccggcctctgcatctggatgatGCATACGGCCAACTTTATTGATTATAACACAAGATcttacaaagtcgtacaacagtaagaccaaagccaccatcttcgcaacctctgtcgttactcctatctaactgatgaaggggcgctgatggtctgggcctaataccaaacagacctcgcagccaaacctaacatctgagacttgaggtcccaaccaggactccttccgggtatgggcacccaccagtccggcgtgctcttCAACCAGGccccctgccgggtatgaggccgccgcagccacgtacaatcaatccatcttcagagttgtactgttgcatgaaccgtgccaggcctctctgccatcgacgccaccacgacgccagacagcgccaccattatgcgctcgtccatcatcacacgcccaccggcgaTACCCCTACTGCTCCATGCCGCCGAGACTCGCCGTTGTCGACGTACCAGATGCCACGCCGCTCCTCCGACGCGAACACCAAAAACAGGAAACGCCCTAAAGATACAAGGGGCACTCTGCACAACATGAAAGCCGCAGCGAGCAGCTGCTGAAATCCAGCCGGCAGCCAAAGCCCCCACCTTCATGAGCCCACACCCGAATCCTAGCTCCCCAggcaacgcctccaaggaggggatgACGCCCATGGCGCCACCGCTGCCCAATCTAGACCGGattttgggttttcacccgggaGAGGACCGGAGGTGACAAGAATAAGGACCACGACACCGCCTTCAGGAAGGATGCATCGCCCGAAGCCGACGCCGCTGTCGAGCCGAACCAGccggcctagggtttcccccggtcccaATCTGCACCACCATCCCCAGAAGCACCGGAACCAGCAGCATCCATCGGCCACAAGCGCAAAGGGGAAGGAGcgggaaggagggagtagcagGCCTCCAAATCTGGCGAGGACGAAGGCCCCCAAACTGCCGCCGCCAAGCGCCCACTCCCCACCACCCGAGCGGTCGAGGACGCCGGGCAGAGTCCCCGCGCACACCGTTCAGAGCGCGAACGGCGGCGCCGAACCAGCGGGGGCCGCCGCCCCGTGGATCCAGATCTCCGCGAAGGGACGATGAAGGCCTCGCCGCCACCTTCCTCGGCAGCCGCGCGACGCATCGGCGGCTCCTCTAGTGGCGACgaggaggagaggaagggggagggggggcAGCTAGCTAG
It encodes:
- the LOC119297624 gene encoding uncharacterized protein LOC119297624: MPSLRQCSTLAVATKMKMSKAPVLLKKAVTMCKSKTGVLAARLLFLASLRRRMATVGVMSHKIHALMAAADRAKAGGDCHKAVVSRKVEKTLPAIHGGEIVDLTHQLALFCQEKDVGGGFPDWTLHPIFNDDDNCCYVDEPSVIDVIRSNMEVQGLEFNMEDEIDQAADMFIRRFRERMSKSI